In Streptomyces puniciscabiei, a single genomic region encodes these proteins:
- a CDS encoding carbohydrate kinase family protein, with protein MTEPTHVTRPAPSVTVIGEALIDLVQLDAPGDYRARPGGSPFNVAIGLARLGHHSALMARMAGNTFGRMLRTQAEAEGIDLTYAPVAAEPTTLAVVSMDSEGRASYDFYLDGTADWQWTDAETARIPQDTAVVHFGSVASWTPPSAEHIHSAVQRLRTGGTTLISYDPNVRPALLGDPKRGRQAVERSVGIAHLVKASREDVEWLYPETSIDQIAAHWLELGALLVVITDGPDGAHVFRAGAGSMRRPGRKVAVVDTVGAGDAFTAGLLGALLRHGLHTPQTLATAAPDVLTIPVDDAILVSALTCERLGADPPTALPRPHLPAQAPLGMTDLTFPDVIGLVGTGSPTPHPVRSVKS; from the coding sequence ATGACTGAGCCGACACATGTGACGAGGCCGGCCCCGAGCGTGACCGTGATCGGCGAAGCCCTCATCGATCTGGTCCAGCTCGACGCGCCCGGCGACTACCGCGCCCGACCCGGCGGCAGCCCGTTCAATGTCGCCATCGGCCTGGCCCGGCTCGGACACCACAGCGCGCTCATGGCCCGCATGGCCGGCAACACCTTCGGCCGCATGCTCCGCACCCAGGCCGAGGCCGAGGGCATCGACCTGACGTACGCCCCGGTCGCCGCCGAACCCACCACGCTCGCCGTGGTCTCCATGGACTCCGAGGGCCGGGCGAGTTACGACTTCTACCTGGACGGCACCGCGGACTGGCAGTGGACCGACGCGGAGACGGCCCGCATCCCGCAGGACACCGCCGTAGTGCACTTCGGATCGGTCGCCTCCTGGACGCCGCCGTCCGCCGAGCACATCCACTCCGCCGTCCAGCGCCTGCGCACCGGCGGTACGACGCTGATCAGCTACGACCCCAACGTCCGCCCCGCTCTCCTGGGCGATCCGAAACGCGGGAGGCAGGCCGTGGAACGCAGCGTCGGCATCGCCCACCTGGTCAAGGCCAGCCGCGAGGACGTCGAGTGGCTCTACCCCGAGACCTCCATCGATCAGATCGCCGCCCACTGGCTGGAACTCGGCGCGCTCCTCGTCGTCATCACCGACGGTCCCGACGGTGCCCACGTATTCCGGGCCGGAGCGGGAAGCATGAGGCGGCCCGGCCGAAAGGTGGCGGTGGTGGACACCGTCGGCGCGGGCGACGCGTTCACGGCGGGACTGCTCGGCGCGCTGCTCCGCCACGGCCTGCACACCCCGCAGACGCTGGCCACGGCCGCCCCGGACGTACTGACGATCCCCGTGGACGACGCGATCCTCGTCTCCGCGCTGACCTGCGAGCGCCTGGGCGCCGATCCGCCCACCGCCCTGCCCCGCCCCCACCTGCCTGCCCAGGCACCCCTGGGGATGACGGATCTGACGTTCCCTGACGTCATCGGCCTGGTGGGCACGGGCAGCCCGACTCCGCACCCGGTGCGGTCCGTGAAGAGCTGA
- a CDS encoding ATP-binding cassette domain-containing protein, whose protein sequence is MTTATAPVLEAKGLVKLFGKVVGLNDVDLTLYPGEVLAVIGDNGAGKSTLIKCLSGALVPDQGSLFVDGRQVHFKRPQDAREAGIETVYQTLAVAPALDIASNLFLAREVRRKGVLGSVFRMLDTSEMKKQAADHIKRLGIGTLQNINQAVETLSGGQRQCVAVARTAAFGGRVVILDEPTAALGVRETGQVLKLVRDLRDQGLGIILISHNMPNVFEVADRIHIQRLGGCAGVITPQSHSMEDAVAIMTGAKKLAPEAS, encoded by the coding sequence GTGACAACCGCCACCGCCCCCGTCCTCGAAGCCAAGGGCCTGGTCAAGCTCTTCGGCAAGGTCGTCGGCCTGAACGACGTCGACCTCACCCTCTACCCCGGCGAGGTCCTCGCCGTCATCGGCGACAACGGCGCCGGCAAGTCCACGCTGATCAAGTGCCTGTCCGGAGCCCTCGTTCCCGACCAGGGCAGCCTCTTCGTCGACGGCAGGCAGGTCCACTTCAAGCGGCCCCAGGACGCCCGCGAAGCCGGCATCGAGACGGTCTACCAGACCCTCGCCGTCGCCCCGGCGCTGGACATCGCCAGCAACCTGTTCCTCGCCCGGGAAGTCCGCCGCAAGGGCGTGCTCGGCTCGGTGTTCCGCATGCTCGACACCAGCGAGATGAAGAAGCAGGCCGCCGACCACATCAAGCGACTCGGCATCGGCACCCTGCAGAACATCAACCAGGCCGTGGAAACCCTGTCGGGCGGCCAGCGGCAGTGCGTGGCCGTCGCCCGCACGGCTGCATTCGGCGGCCGCGTGGTCATCCTCGACGAGCCCACCGCCGCCCTCGGCGTGCGTGAGACCGGGCAGGTCCTCAAGCTGGTGCGCGACCTGCGCGACCAGGGCCTCGGCATCATCCTGATCAGCCACAACATGCCCAACGTCTTCGAGGTCGCCGACCGCATCCACATTCAGCGACTCGGTGGCTGCGCGGGCGTCATCACCCCGCAGTCGCACTCCATGGAGGACGCGGTGGCCATCATGACGGGCGCGAAGAAGCTCGCTCCCGAAGCGAGCTGA
- a CDS encoding ABC transporter permease: MTTHADPQATPAPAEEILNRPATLTQRIHSVLHRQPALSPAIVLVLAAVVFSLVNDRFYALQNLSLVVQQVAVIGSLAVGQTVIILTAGIDLSIGAVMVLASLLMSKLVADNHWPGVVALLAGAAVAIAAQALNGLLVTKIKLPPFIVTLGTLSIFTAITLIYAKGQTIALQPGNILMWTANTVSLGQLNLTNGVLIMIALYAVIGYALRYTAWGRHLYAVGDDIEAARLAGISVNRVLLSAYMVGGFAIAVGAWILVGRVGGGDPNSGLNANLQSITAVVIGGTSLFGGRGVVLGSLIGALIVQVFVNGLALAGIDPNYQVLAVGILVIAAVSVDQWIRSVKS; the protein is encoded by the coding sequence GTGACCACCCACGCGGATCCTCAAGCCACACCGGCGCCGGCGGAGGAGATCCTCAACCGGCCCGCCACCCTCACCCAGCGCATCCACTCGGTGCTGCACCGCCAGCCCGCACTCAGCCCGGCGATCGTCCTGGTACTCGCCGCTGTGGTGTTCTCCCTGGTCAACGACCGCTTCTACGCTCTGCAGAACCTCTCGCTCGTCGTCCAGCAGGTGGCCGTCATCGGCTCGCTGGCCGTCGGGCAGACGGTCATCATCCTCACCGCCGGCATCGACCTGTCCATCGGCGCGGTGATGGTGCTCGCCTCGCTGCTGATGTCGAAGCTCGTCGCGGACAACCACTGGCCGGGCGTCGTGGCCCTGCTCGCCGGGGCGGCCGTCGCCATCGCCGCGCAGGCCCTCAACGGACTGCTGGTCACCAAGATCAAGCTGCCGCCGTTCATCGTCACCCTCGGCACCCTGAGCATCTTCACCGCGATCACCCTCATCTACGCCAAGGGCCAGACCATCGCCCTGCAGCCGGGCAACATCCTCATGTGGACCGCCAACACGGTCTCGCTGGGGCAGCTGAACCTGACCAACGGCGTCCTGATCATGATCGCCCTGTACGCGGTGATCGGCTACGCCCTGCGCTACACCGCCTGGGGCCGGCACCTGTACGCCGTGGGCGACGACATCGAGGCCGCCCGCCTGGCAGGCATCTCCGTCAACCGGGTGCTGCTCAGCGCCTACATGGTCGGCGGCTTCGCCATCGCCGTGGGCGCCTGGATCCTGGTCGGCCGGGTCGGCGGCGGCGACCCCAACAGTGGCCTCAACGCCAACCTGCAGTCCATCACCGCGGTCGTCATCGGCGGCACCAGCCTGTTCGGCGGCCGCGGCGTGGTGCTCGGCTCGCTGATCGGTGCGCTCATCGTCCAGGTCTTCGTCAACGGTCTCGCGCTGGCCGGCATCGACCCCAACTACCAAGTCCTCGCAGTCGGCATCCTGGTGATCGCGGCTGTCTCCGTCGACCAGTGGATCCGGAGTGTGAAGTCGTGA
- a CDS encoding LacI family DNA-binding transcriptional regulator — protein MTQGEAAPRSTRSRPTMREVAALAGVAIKTVSRVFNGVPTVDPAIVTRVREAADKLGYRPNLTASSLRRGDGRTATIGMLVEDAANPFSAVLTRTVENVARERGVLVLVGSLDEDPARERELAQALIDRRVDGLVIVPAGRDQSYLINEQHTGTRMVFVDREAGLLDADAVVSENRQGAITAVNHLLKAGHRRIAYLGDRASIPTAAQRFDGYRHALEVAHIEYDDEIVRHVGSSEEAAIAAAEQVLSLPDPPTALFTSQNFVTIGAVRALRAMDLQDTVAQVGFDDFPLADILNPGISVIAQDVEQVGRTAAEMLFRRLDGDESPTRTITVPTRLIERGSGEIPAEGPCHD, from the coding sequence ATGACTCAGGGCGAGGCCGCGCCCCGGTCCACCCGTAGCCGCCCCACCATGCGTGAGGTCGCGGCGCTGGCCGGAGTGGCCATCAAGACCGTCTCGCGCGTGTTCAACGGCGTCCCCACCGTCGATCCGGCGATCGTCACCAGGGTCCGCGAGGCCGCCGACAAGCTGGGTTACCGTCCCAACCTCACGGCCAGCAGCCTGCGCCGCGGGGACGGCCGCACCGCCACCATCGGCATGCTCGTCGAGGACGCGGCCAACCCGTTCTCCGCCGTCCTGACCCGCACCGTGGAGAACGTGGCCCGGGAACGCGGAGTGCTGGTGCTGGTCGGCAGCCTCGACGAGGACCCGGCCCGGGAACGAGAGCTGGCCCAGGCGCTCATCGACCGCCGGGTCGACGGCCTGGTGATCGTCCCCGCGGGACGCGACCAGAGCTATCTCATCAACGAGCAGCACACCGGCACGCGCATGGTCTTCGTCGACCGCGAGGCCGGCTTGCTCGACGCGGACGCCGTCGTCTCCGAGAACCGGCAGGGCGCCATCACCGCCGTCAACCACCTGCTGAAGGCCGGCCACCGCCGCATCGCCTACCTCGGCGACCGCGCCTCCATCCCCACAGCCGCCCAGCGCTTCGACGGCTACCGGCACGCTCTGGAGGTCGCGCACATCGAGTACGACGACGAGATCGTCCGCCACGTCGGGTCCAGCGAGGAGGCCGCAATCGCCGCGGCCGAACAGGTCCTGTCGCTGCCTGATCCGCCGACGGCGCTGTTCACCAGCCAGAACTTCGTGACCATCGGCGCCGTCCGCGCGCTGCGGGCCATGGACCTGCAGGACACCGTCGCCCAGGTGGGCTTCGACGACTTCCCCCTGGCCGACATCCTCAACCCGGGCATCTCCGTCATCGCCCAGGACGTCGAGCAGGTGGGCAGGACGGCCGCCGAGATGCTCTTCCGCAGGCTGGACGGCGACGAGTCGCCCACCCGCACCATCACCGTGCCGACCCGGCTGATCGAGCGGGGCTCCGGCGAGATCCCAGCCGAAGGGCCGTGCCATGACTGA
- a CDS encoding substrate-binding domain-containing protein, producing the protein MNISSSQVSSRRSRRTGVAAIGISICLGATLAACGSSNGSSASSASGGGGKVGVSLILKTLTNPYFVSMEKDAKTQAAKDNVSLTVAAGNSDGDTQTQITAIDNAISRGDKGILITTNGDAVNAALNRAKQAGLFVIALDTAPNPPSTADITYATDNEQAGKLDGQYAAAALNGKPAVIAMLDLFNNQVVSVDINRDHGFLEGMGIDPGSKTENGKEAKSGKYTGGKGGSYTIACHQPTQGAIDGGRTAMENCLSANPDINVVYAINEPAGEGAYNALKAAGKEKNVAIYAIDGSCAGLKNLTSGEFAADAVQYPGKMAALGVSSIAKLARGGSKPSVTNGKSFYDTGTALAAAKPLGGLTVQSPSQAASACWGS; encoded by the coding sequence ATGAACATCTCCTCCAGCCAGGTGTCGAGCCGCCGCAGCCGGCGTACCGGAGTGGCTGCGATCGGCATCAGCATCTGCCTCGGCGCCACGCTCGCGGCCTGCGGTTCCTCGAACGGGAGCTCCGCGTCGTCCGCGTCGGGCGGCGGCGGCAAGGTGGGTGTCTCGCTGATCCTGAAGACGCTCACCAACCCCTACTTCGTGAGCATGGAGAAGGACGCCAAGACCCAGGCGGCCAAGGACAACGTGAGTCTCACGGTGGCGGCGGGCAACAGCGACGGCGACACCCAGACCCAGATCACCGCCATCGACAACGCCATATCGCGCGGCGACAAGGGCATCCTCATCACCACCAACGGCGACGCCGTGAACGCCGCCCTGAACCGGGCCAAGCAGGCCGGTCTGTTCGTGATCGCCCTGGACACCGCGCCCAACCCGCCCAGCACCGCGGACATCACCTACGCCACCGACAACGAGCAGGCGGGCAAGCTCGACGGCCAGTACGCGGCGGCCGCGCTGAACGGCAAGCCGGCGGTCATCGCCATGCTCGACCTGTTCAACAACCAGGTCGTCTCCGTCGACATCAACCGCGACCACGGCTTCCTGGAGGGCATGGGCATCGACCCCGGCAGCAAGACCGAGAACGGCAAGGAAGCCAAGTCCGGCAAGTACACCGGCGGCAAGGGCGGCAGCTACACCATCGCCTGCCACCAGCCGACCCAGGGCGCCATCGACGGCGGCCGCACCGCGATGGAGAACTGCCTCTCCGCCAACCCGGACATCAACGTCGTCTACGCCATCAACGAACCGGCGGGCGAGGGCGCGTACAACGCGCTGAAGGCGGCCGGCAAGGAGAAGAACGTCGCGATCTACGCCATCGACGGCAGCTGCGCCGGCCTGAAGAACCTCACCAGCGGCGAGTTCGCCGCCGATGCGGTGCAGTACCCGGGCAAGATGGCGGCCCTCGGCGTCAGTTCCATCGCCAAGCTGGCCCGTGGCGGCAGCAAGCCCAGCGTGACCAACGGCAAGTCCTTCTACGACACCGGCACCGCCCTCGCCGCCGCAAAGCCCCTCGGCGGCCTGACCGTCCAGTCCCCCTCGCAGGCCGCCTCCGCCTGCTGGGGCAGCTGA